The window AACCACCAATTTCACACAAAACTACTGCCTCGATCAAAAATTGCATCATAATATTACCACGAGTAGCGCCGATCGCTTTTCGGATGCCAATTTCTTTTGTACGTTCCGTGACCGAAACCAACATTATGTTCATGATTCCAATCCCTGCTACGATCAGCGAAATTCCCCCCATTGCAATTGCTACTAATTTAATAACTGCCGTCATTTCTCCGAAAGCTTTGATCATACTATCGTTTGAAAAAAAGTCAAAATCATCTTCTTCAAGAGGCTTTACGTTGCGGGCAACCCGTAATACTCCTCGTACTTCCTCTATCACATCCTCCAAGATAGCTCCGGGTTTTGCCTTTACCGTAATATTGACTGAACGATCAAATCCTTCTTTATCTTTTAAACCAAATTGGTCAACGAAAGCCGTAATCGGAATACACGCGCTGTTGTCGCCTGATCCTGAAGGGCCATCACCCAATTCCTCATACACTCCAATTACTGTATATTTATGGCCGTTAATCTTTATGATTTGATCTATCGGATCTTTAAACGGAAACAGCTTTGCAACGATTCTTGACCCAATCACAATAACATTACGACCAACCTTAATATCTTCTTCGTTGATGAAACGCCCAACCGATACTAATTGATTATTATTAATTTGAAATTCAGGAGTGCCTCCAGCCAATGACACGTTATTATTCGTTTTGAGATCCTCATGAGCAAGCGTTGCTGGCTGCTCCCACAATTCTGCTCCGACCAATTCTGCATCTTTAACGCGCTCGCGAATTAAATCAGCTTGTTCGATCGTTAACGGTTTTCGCCGCATAATCTTACGCCAATTTGTGCCGGGACCTCCAATCGCTGGCCATTTCTGAACCTGAAAAACTCCCGAACCCAGACGACTCATGTCCGTTTCCATTTTCGTTTGGACGATCTTGATAGCGGTCATTACGGCAATGATCGATGCAACACCGGCAACAATTCCAACCAGCGTTAACAGCGAACGTAACTTGTTGGTCACAACGGCTGTCATCGCCATTTTGATACTTTCGAACCAATCCATTCGCATAACAATCAACCTTGTTGTTTTAAATTATTCATAACGCAAAGCATCGATCGGATCTAGCCGTGATGCTTTCAGAGCCGGAAAGAATCCGGACATAATGCCGACTGAAACCGCAATAACTATCGCTATAATAACGATACCAAGAGACAGAGTAGCCGTAAAGAAAATATTAATGACCCAGCTTAACGCATACGATAACAGCAATGCAATAACACAACCAATCAAACAAATCATCGATGCTTCAAAGAGAAATTGAACTAATATCGTTCTTCTTTTGGCGCCTATGGCTTTGCGAATACCAATTTCCTTAGTTCGTTCCGTAACAGAAACAAACATAATATTCATTACGCCAATACCACCGACAAATAATGAAATACTTGTAATCAACACGCCGATTACGCCAACAACTCCCATAATACTGTCATAGACTTTAGTGAAGGTGTCTTGACGATTGATAGAGAAGTTTTCTTCTTGTACTGGTGATAATTTTCTGATTTTACGCATCGCACCGGTAATTTCTTCTTCCGTATCACTCATCGTTTGGGGGCCGAATGTTTTTACGGCTAATTGCAAACCACGTTGTTTACCAAAACATTTCAGAAATGTTGTAATGGGTATCGACACCTGGATATCCAGATTTGGGCCTCCTAATCCCCCCAAAAAACGGCCCTGTTTTTCCATAACCCCAACCACTCTAAAATTATAAGCTCCCACCCGTAGTCGTCGGCCGATCGGATCTTTATTTTTGAAAAGTTTTTCTTTAATCTCCGATCCAATCACACAAATAAATTTCGCATTTTTGACGTCCATTGCATTGATATAACGCCCAAATTCAGGCAATGCGGATGACGTAAATAATTCCTTATTGGTCGTGCCACGAATAAAAACATCTTCCAAAGTTTCCGACTCGAATTTAATCATTCGGGTTGTTCCCACAGAAGGATTGACAGCAACTACTTTATCGCTAAGCGCCTTTTCAAGTTTTTCACTTTCCTCAAGTGTAATTTGTCGCCGATTGCGGTATTTCCACCAGTCGTCCATGATGAGCCATGGCATTCTCGAAACATATAGAACATCTGAACCCAATGCTGATAATTGAGACTGAAATGAATTTTTCATCCCGACCATAACAGTCATCGTTGTCGAGACCGCAGTAATACCGATAACGATGCCAAGGGTTGTTAAAAAACCACGCGCTTTATTGGCCCGAATTGCTGTTAAAGCAATTTTGAATGCCTCGCTGATTTCATATACTAATCGTCTCATTGTTTTTCCGTAATGTTGAGCGTTACGCTTCCGAGTGATCTACTAAAACTTTTTTGAATACCTTACGACCGGTAATTTTTTCATCAATCTCCACAACGCCATCCTTCAATCTTACCACACGCCGTGCATGGGAAGCAATATCTTCTTCATGGGTAACTAAGATGATAGTTTGGCCGGCTTTGTATAAATCTTCAAACACCATCATGATTTCTTCACCGGTTTTCGAGTCGAGATTTCCTGTCGGCTCATCGGCTAAAATGATCGCAGGGTTATTGACCAGAGCACGCGCAATTGCCACACGTTGACGTTGGCCACCGGAAAGTTCATTAGGCTTATGTTTCATACGCTCGCCCAACCCTACTTTTTCAATGGCTTCTACAGTACGTTTACGCCGCTCAGGCGCGGACATTCCGGCATAAATCATCGGAAGCTCGACATTGTGAAATACATTTGATCGCGGAATCAGATTAAAATTCTGAAAAACAAATCCGATCTTACGGTTACGTATTTCTGCCAATTGATCGTCCGACATATTCGCTACGTCTTCGCCTTCGAAAAAATATTCTCCGGAAGTCGGCGTATCAAGGCATCCGATCACATTCATCAATGTGGACTTACCGGATCCCGATGGCCCCATTAATGCAATATACTCGTTTTTCTGAACGCTCAATGACACGCCTCGTAATGCATGAACCTCTTCGGTTCCTATTCTATATAATTTAGTAATATTTCGTATGTCAATTACCATGACGGTTTTTCCTTTTTATCGGCATTTACGCTTTTTTATTTTTCATCGCCTTCAGAACTACCAAATTTTTTAGTCTTTTTTTCATTATCCACTTTAACTTTGGATCCGTTCTCAAGCAATTTACTGATTGCACGGTAGCTGCCGACCACCACTTCATCGTTTTCTTTGAGCCCTTCGATAATTTCTATATGTGATTCGCTTTGAATTCCTGTTTTAACGGCCTTTGCAACCGATACGCCATTTTCAATTACAAATACGACTTCCACAACACCATCTTTATTCGGAACAAATTCATTAGCCGTATCGTTGGCGATCGCCGCGTCTTTTTCAACGCCTTCTTTTCGTTTTAATTTTTCAGGTTCACGTACGGTGACACATTGAATCGGCACATTCAAAACACTATTGCGAACATCGGTTGTAATGTCGGCGGTTGTCGACATACCCGGACGTAATACATCGAGATTTTCAGCCAACGCAATCTTGACTTCAAATTCCGTTTTTTCTTCCTGAGTACCGGCAGCTTTAACATTGGCGCTGTTGGCAATCTCGGTTACAAAGCCATTAATGTAGCGTCCGGTCAACGCATCGACTTCAATTTTCGCAGAATCACCAATATTAATTGCAATCACATCATTCTCATCAACATTCACACGTGCTTCCATCTGAGCCAAATTAGCTACTACCATGATGACATCTTGTGAAAATTGTGAGCCTAGTGCAATTTCACCGGCTTCTTTATTTAATTGACTGACGGTTCCATCAATCGGAGCATAGATTTCGGTTTTATTCAGATTATCCATTGTTTGCGCTAATTGTGCTTCCGCTGCTTGTACCTGGCTTTCGGCTGATGCCAGAGTAGACTGAGCCGTCAATAGCGCGGCAGTGGCAGTTTGCATTTCAGCCTCCGCAGCCAATTTCTTTTCGAATAATCCTTTGACGCGGTCGTGGTCCTGTTGCGCTTTTTGAAGGTTCGCTTTCGCATTCATGACTTGCGATTGCGTACGAAGCACTTCGGCTTTAGTCTGATTCACAGCCGCTTCATAATTCGTACGATCGAGCGAGACCAACACCTGTCCTTTTTTTACTTTGTCGCCTTCTTTCACGTACATTCGCATAATCTTGGCGCTGACGTTGGAACTGATCTTGACGTCCGTAACCGGCTGAATTTTTCCGGATGCACTGACCGTTTTGATCACATCGCCCCGTTTGACTTTTTCAGTCTGTACTTCGGTCGATTCCTCTTTTTTGTTACTTAGATTGAATACGACCACCGCGGTTATAACCACGGCTAGGATACTACCGATAAGTATCTTTTTCTTTTTCGACATACGTATACTCCCTGCTTAAAAAGTATAATTGT of the bacterium genome contains:
- a CDS encoding efflux RND transporter periplasmic adaptor subunit; its protein translation is MSKKKKILIGSILAVVITAVVVFNLSNKKEESTEVQTEKVKRGDVIKTVSASGKIQPVTDVKISSNVSAKIMRMYVKEGDKVKKGQVLVSLDRTNYEAAVNQTKAEVLRTQSQVMNAKANLQKAQQDHDRVKGLFEKKLAAEAEMQTATAALLTAQSTLASAESQVQAAEAQLAQTMDNLNKTEIYAPIDGTVSQLNKEAGEIALGSQFSQDVIMVVANLAQMEARVNVDENDVIAINIGDSAKIEVDALTGRYINGFVTEIANSANVKAAGTQEEKTEFEVKIALAENLDVLRPGMSTTADITTDVRNSVLNVPIQCVTVREPEKLKRKEGVEKDAAIANDTANEFVPNKDGVVEVVFVIENGVSVAKAVKTGIQSESHIEIIEGLKENDEVVVGSYRAISKLLENGSKVKVDNEKKTKKFGSSEGDEK
- a CDS encoding ABC transporter ATP-binding protein, with amino-acid sequence MVIDIRNITKLYRIGTEEVHALRGVSLSVQKNEYIALMGPSGSGKSTLMNVIGCLDTPTSGEYFFEGEDVANMSDDQLAEIRNRKIGFVFQNFNLIPRSNVFHNVELPMIYAGMSAPERRKRTVEAIEKVGLGERMKHKPNELSGGQRQRVAIARALVNNPAIILADEPTGNLDSKTGEEIMMVFEDLYKAGQTIILVTHEEDIASHARRVVRLKDGVVEIDEKITGRKVFKKVLVDHSEA
- a CDS encoding ABC transporter permease; translation: MRMDWFESIKMAMTAVVTNKLRSLLTLVGIVAGVASIIAVMTAIKIVQTKMETDMSRLGSGVFQVQKWPAIGGPGTNWRKIMRRKPLTIEQADLIRERVKDAELVGAELWEQPATLAHEDLKTNNNVSLAGGTPEFQINNNQLVSVGRFINEEDIKVGRNVIVIGSRIVAKLFPFKDPIDQIIKINGHKYTVIGVYEELGDGPSGSGDNSACIPITAFVDQFGLKDKEGFDRSVNITVKAKPGAILEDVIEEVRGVLRVARNVKPLEEDDFDFFSNDSMIKAFGEMTAVIKLVAIAMGGISLIVAGIGIMNIMLVSVTERTKEIGIRKAIGATRGNIMMQFLIEAVVLCEIGGLIGIGVGVGIGNIVSVLMSVPVTIPYDWAFGGLIFCSFIGIIFGMWPASKASKLDPIESLRYE
- a CDS encoding ABC transporter permease; its protein translation is MRRLVYEISEAFKIALTAIRANKARGFLTTLGIVIGITAVSTTMTVMVGMKNSFQSQLSALGSDVLYVSRMPWLIMDDWWKYRNRRQITLEESEKLEKALSDKVVAVNPSVGTTRMIKFESETLEDVFIRGTTNKELFTSSALPEFGRYINAMDVKNAKFICVIGSEIKEKLFKNKDPIGRRLRVGAYNFRVVGVMEKQGRFLGGLGGPNLDIQVSIPITTFLKCFGKQRGLQLAVKTFGPQTMSDTEEEITGAMRKIRKLSPVQEENFSINRQDTFTKVYDSIMGVVGVIGVLITSISLFVGGIGVMNIMFVSVTERTKEIGIRKAIGAKRRTILVQFLFEASMICLIGCVIALLLSYALSWVINIFFTATLSLGIVIIAIVIAVSVGIMSGFFPALKASRLDPIDALRYE